One window of Quercus robur chromosome 5, dhQueRobu3.1, whole genome shotgun sequence genomic DNA carries:
- the LOC126725282 gene encoding putative leucine-rich repeat receptor-like serine/threonine-protein kinase At2g19230 produces MNSSSNLKARLLFVLAIAFLGNSRLAAGNNQNAGRKLDEIPGFISIDCGGDEDYTDKETGIPYKSDKELIDTGIVNTIPADSSTDLAQYLKSLRSFPQGKRNCYTLRPEQGKNNNYMIRARFFYGNYDGKNQVPTFDLHIGVNLWRTVTIKNGSDSVIYVPLTDYIDVCLVNTGNGIPYISALELRLLDNSIYHTAGGALTNPKRYDIGRESDQSGVRYPDDVYDRYWIPELDDDWVQVTTSSTINSQNANNIPDIVLRTAAQSQNASIPLNFSWSLPDSLSKCYVYFHFAEIEKLEAGQQRELTINLNGQHYLTESIKLDYLNPITVVQTDHPSSGELLNFSITAAEGTKLPPILNAVEFFVFKELPNKPTAVDDVEAIMEIKERYRVTKNWQGDPCVPSEFSWDGLNCSNNNPPRIISLNLSSSNLTGVIATSFSNLKALQSLDLSYNDLTGSLPEFLAQLQNLNTLNLSGNKLTGSVPAVLQKMFRDGKLVLSFSENPDLCLSDPCNRKKKKVFVIPVIASSIAAVLVLLFIFSAWAIYRMKRHGGTVTKSSIKSQNQQYSYSEVVSITNNFKTIIGEGGFGKVYLGKLKDETQVAVKLLSISSYQGYKEFQAEAQLLMIVHHRNLVSLVGFCDEGEEKALIYEYMANGNLHQHLSVTNTNVLTWNERLHIAVDAAHGLEYLHNGCKPPIIHRDLKPSNILLNELMQAKIADFGLSRAFATERDSHVSTRPAGTLGYLDPEFQVSGNFNKKSDVYSFGIILFELITGRPAILRGPVRNNHILDWVNPLIERGDVQNIVDPRLEGEFNTNSAWKAIEIAMSCIPSLAIQRPDMNYVLAELKECLALEMAWGRTQRMEIEGNKTTPRIPSKMTHLEYESDIAPHAR; encoded by the exons gtttcATTAGCATTGACTGTGGCGGCGATGAAGATTACACTGACAAGGAAACCGGAATTCCTTACAAGTCAGATAAAGAATTAATAGATACTGGAATAGTTAACACAATACCTGCTGATTCATCCACGGATCTTGCACAGTATCTAAAGAGCTTGAGAAGTTTTCCTCAAGGAAAAAGGAATTGTTACACCCTGAGACCAGAGCAaggaaaaaacaataattatatGATCAGGGCAAGATTCTTTTATGGGAATTACGATGGCAAAAACCAGGTCCCTACATTTGACCTACATATTGGGGTTAATTTATGGAGAACAGTGACTATAAAAAATGGATCTGATTCTGTCATTTATGTTCCCTTGACCGATTACATAGATGTGTGTCTAGTGAACACCGGCAATGGAATACCCTACATCTCAGCACTGGAACTACGGCTTTTGGACAATTCCATTTATCATACAGCAGGTGGGGCACTTACAAACCCAAAGCGATATGACATTGGCAGAGAAAGTGATCAATCAGGAGTCAG GTATCCTGATGATGTCTATGATCGCTACTGGATTCCTGAACTAGATGATGATTGGGTTCAAGTCACCACAAGCTCGACCATAAATTCCCAGAATGCTAACAACATACCTGATATAGTGTTAAGGACTGCTGCCCAATCACAGAATGCTAGCATTCCCTTGAACTTCTCCTGGAGTCTGCCAGATTCTCTTTCAAAATGTTATGTTTACTTTCACTTTGCTGAGATTGAGAAGCTTGAAGCTGGCCAGCAGAGGGAATTGACAATTAATTTGAATGGCCAGCACTACCTAACAGAGTCTATTAAACTTGATTATCTAAATCCAATAACCGTAGTACAAACTGATCATCCTAGTAGTGGGGAGCTGCTTAACTTTTCAATAACTGCAGCTGAGGGAACTAAGCTTCCTCCAATCCTCAATGCTGTTGAGTTTTTTGTGTTCAAAGAGCTCCCAAATAAACCAACTGCCGTAGATGATG TTGAAGCTATCATGGAAATCAAGGAACGGTACAGAGTGACTAAAAACTGGCAAGGTGATCCATGTGTCCCAAGTGAATTCTCATGGGACGGTTTGAACTGCAGTAACAACAATCCTCCAAGGATCATCTCACT GAACTTGAGCTCAAGCAATTTGACAGGCGTGATTGCAACTTCATTCTCCAATTTGAAAGCACTGCAGTCCTT AGATTTGTCATACAATGACTTAACTGGGTCACTGCCAGAATTTTTGGCACAATTGCAGAATTTGAACACCCT TAATTTAAGTGGGAACAAGCTCACAGGTTCTGTTCCTGCGGTTCTTCAGAAAATGTTTAGGGATGGGAAATTGGTCTTGAG TTTCAGCGAAAATCCAGATCTTTGTCTGTCAGATCCATGCaacagaaagaagaaaaaggtgtTCGTTATTCCAGTTATTGCATCATCAATAGCAGCTGTCCTGGTCCTTCTATTCATCTTTAGTGCTTGGGCTATCTATAGAATGAAAAGACATGGAG GTACGGTTACCAAATCCAGTATCAAATCACAGAATCAACAGTATAGCTACTCTGAGGTTGTGAGCATAACTAATAACTTCAAAACCATCATTGGGGAAGGAGGATTTGGAAAAGTGTACCTTGGAAAACTGAAAGATGAAACTCAAGTTGCTGTTAAGCTTCTCTCTATTTCATCATACCAAGGCTATAAGGAATTTCAAGCAGAG GCACAACTCTTGATGATAGTTCATCATAGAAACTTGGTTTCTCTTGTTGGATTCTGTGATGAGGGTGAAGAGAAGGCACTCATATATGAGTACATGGCTAATGGCAATCTGCACCAACATTTATCAG TTACAAACACAAATGTCTTGACATGGAATGAGAGACTTCACATTGCAGTGGATGCAGCACATG GGTTGGAGTATCTACATAATGGTTGCAAGCCACCTATAATCCATAGAGATTTGAAACCTTCCAACATTTTATTAAATGAACTCATGCAAGCCAAGATAGCTGATTTTGGGCTATCTAGAGCCTTTGCAACTGAAAGGGACTCTCATGTGTCAACTCGCCCAGCTGGCACATTGGGGTACCTTGATCCTGA ATTTCAAGTATCTGGAAACTTCAATAAGAAAAGTGATGTCTATAGCTTTGGGATTATTTTGTTTGAGCTAATCACTGGCCGCCCTGCAATACTTAGAGGCCCTGTGAGAAACAATCACATACTTGACTGGGTTAATCCTTTGATTGAAAGGGGTGATGTTCAAAACATTGTTGATCCAAGATTAGAAGGGGAATTCAACACTAATTCTGCTTGGAAAGCTATAGAGATAGCCATGTCATGTATACCATCATTAGCTATCCAAAGGCCAGACATGAATTATGTGTTGGCAGAATTGAAGGAATGTTTAGCTCTAGAGATGGCTTGGGGAAGAACTCAAAGGATGGAAATTGAGGGGAATAAAACAACTCCGAGAATTCCTTCCAAAATGACCCATTTGGAGTATGAATCAGATATAGCTCCCCATGCTAGGTAG